Proteins co-encoded in one Colletes latitarsis isolate SP2378_abdomen chromosome 2, iyColLati1, whole genome shotgun sequence genomic window:
- the Tsr1 gene encoding tsr1 ribosome assembly factor, translating into MGLIKQEVHRAGGFKQTNKPHKTGRHRSKGSISSDAKGKVGIKILSKRIHKNLGKEARRHQSSQIRKRKREDVLQKKRNLGGSQSAPILVCIIPLQEDIDVQNVLSRIIKADETANVINSQCGTTHISIPRFKQRFSIIIPPVGNLFATLDAAKVATTILFVVSAINQDDNNPRNEVLDQWGKEVIMPCVAQGLTTPVVALMNVESLHIKKRQEYKNHVQSTISKWLPEEKISQLDTSTDALNVLRRVGFQKQRTVSYKNKRAHLLAEELKFKCNEDSTKLGTLMISGYLRDVPLSVNSLIHIPGFGDFQMSQIDAPEDPYPIEKKQRKHCNAMDDEPATRILERANPEKQESLESENVPDPMDVEQTWPTEEELAQAAIARKQKILKKVPKGTSEYQAAWIPDEDGVELSDEYSDDESEDKMSVDEAKSQVDSEVEAEEDEEYETITVSEAAPDEHRYDQDIDTIEEKAAMEKVKLAKLDAQFPDEVDTPQDMLAKQRFQKYRGLESFRTSSWDPKENLPIDYARIFQFQNFDRTRKRIFKESRDIEGAMPGWYITIHVANVRHDLFTAFSALENRPLIVFALLPNEHKMSLLNLVLKHTNINSEPIKSKERLIFQCGFRRFTACPVFSQHTNGNKHKYERYFRPESTIVASMYAPIIFPPCPVLCYHEKLNGSLELIATGSVLSANPDRIVVKRVVLSGHPYKVHKRSAVVRFMFFHREDINWFKPVQLRTKYGRRGHIKEPLGTHGHMKCVFNGQLKSQDTILMNLYKRVFPKWTYEPLLLTQWLHQDKDMNVE; encoded by the exons ATGGGTTTAATTAAACAAGAAGTACACCGAGCCGGTGGATTTAAGCAAACAAATAAGCCTCACAAAACTGGCAGACATCGTAGTAAAGGTTCAATAAGTAGCGATGCTAAAG GAAAAGTTGGGATAAAAATTCTGTCAAAACGCATACACAAAAATCTTGGGAAGGAAGCACGAAGACATCAGTCTTCTCAAATTAGAAAAAGGAAGAGGGAAGATGTATtgcaaaagaaaagaaatcttGGCGGATCTCAATCTGCACCTATTCTTGTATGCATTATTCCATTACAGGAAGATATAGATGTTCAAAATGTATTATCAAGAATAATAAAAGCAGATGAGACTGCAAATGTAATTAATAGTCAATGCGGTACAACTCATATAAG CATACCTAGATTCAAGCAACGTTTTTCCATTATTATTCCACCAGTTGGTAATTTGTTTGCTACATTGGATGCAGCAAAGGTAGCTACAACTATTCTTTTTGTCGTGTCTGCTATAAATCAGGATGATAATAACCCAAGAAATGAAGTTCTTGATCAGTGGGGCAAAGAAGTCATTATGCCTTGCGTCGCTCAAGGTTTAACTACTCCAGTAGTAGCTCTTATGAATGTTGAAAGTCTTCATATAAAg AAACGTCAAGAGTATAAAAACCATGTACAATCTACAATTTCCAAATGGCTTCCGGAAGAAAAAATTTCTCAGTTAGATACATCTACTGATGCTTTAAATGTTTTAAGACGAGTCGGATTTCAAAAACAAAGAACTGTCTCTTACAAAAATAAAAGAGCCCATCTATTAGCAGAGGAACTAAAATTTAAATGCAACGAG gacTCCACAAAGCTTGGGACTCTTATGATCTCAGGATATCTTAGAGATGTACCATTATCAGTCAATAGTTTAATACACATACCTGGATTTGGAGATTTTCAAATGTCTCAAATTGATGCTCCTGAAGATCCATATCCGATAGAAAAGAAACAAAGGAAACACTGCAATGCAATGGATGATGAACCAGCTACTAGGATTCTTGAACGTGCAAATCCAGAGAAACAA GAATCCCTTGAAAGTGAAAATGTACCTGATCCTATGGACGTTGAACAAACTTGGCCTACAGAAGAAGAATTGGCCCAGGCTGCAAttgctcgaaagcagaaaatttTAAAGAAAGTTCCGAAAGGAACTTCTGAATACCAAGCAGCTTGGATCCCTGATGAAGATGGAG tgGAATTAAGCGATGAATACTCGGACGATGAATCAGAAGATAAGATGTCTGTAGATGAAGCCAAATCTCAAGTAGACAGTGAAGTAGAAGCAGAAGAAGATGAGGAATATGAAACAATTACTGTCTCAGAAGCAGCTCCTGATGAGCATCGATATGATCAGGATATTGATACAATAGAAGAAAAGGCAGCTATGGAGAAAGTAAAAC TAGCAAAATTGGATGCACAATTTCCTGATGAAGTGGATACGCCTCAAGACATGTTGGCTAAACAGAGATTCCAAAAATATCGAGGATTGGAATCATTTAGAACAAGTTCGTGGGATCCAAAAGAAAATCTTCCCATCGACTATGCTCGTATATTTCAGtttcaaaattttgatcgaacgcGTAAACGTATATTTAAAGAATCCCGGGACATAGAAGGAGCTATG cctGGTTGGTACATCACAATCCATGTTGCGAATGTTAGGCATGATCTTTTCACTGCATTTTCAGCATTGGAAAATCGTCCATTAATTGTGTTTGCCTTACTTCCGAATGAACATAAGATGTCTCTTTTAAATTTAGTACTAAAACATACCAATATTAATTCGGAACCAATCAAATCTAAAGAACGATTGATATTTCAATGTGGGTTCAGAAGATTTACAGCATGTCCAGTATTTAGTCAGCATACAAATGGGAATAAACACAAG TATGAGCGGTACTTTCGACCCGAGAGTACAATTGTTGCAAGTATGTACGCGCCAATTATTTTTCCACCTTGTCCAGTTTTATGTTATCATGAAAAATTGAACGGAtcattg GAATTAATTGCAACTGGTAGTGTATTGTCTGCAAATCCAGATAGAATCGTTGTGAAAAGGGTAGTTCTTAGCGGTCATCCGTATAAAGTTCATAAACGATCAGCAGTTGTAAGATTTATGTTCTTCCACCGAGAGGACATAAATTGGTTCAAGCCGGTTCAATTGCGAACGAAATATGGTCGTAGGGGTCATATAAAAGAACCATTAG GTACTCACGGTCATATGAAATGTGTATTTAATGGTCAACTAAAGTCGCAAGACACAATACTAATGAATTTGTATAAACGAGTATTTCCAAAGTGGACGTACgaacctctactgttgacacagTGGTTGCATCAAGACAAGGATATGAACGTGGAATAA
- the LOC143351423 gene encoding cyclin N-terminal domain-containing protein 1, with protein sequence MDLDTAYIEPLLEDWLEGLQTTIKEQENLVETNDEFYMPFLAIPIPVVNAIFKITKHLDLGPETRYIAIHLYDKFMCNYFWKVYKAEAGEQTEKSWSKICKKLSSRSKLYLMSCLQLASKMDSHSKSLGISQVLNILQWIDKNSEYTKNIILASEFKVFKMVGFRMPFYTPLNCVEVLLAVTGLINTPNMKGLTITLLDLVYLQWEKLYSHLQCLIQGHIAKTDEEKRNLMTLETNVLFLGASVVLCGTFFLCIDGETAKIIALKLSELIDIKKDDIWNMANILLVIALQE encoded by the exons atGGATTTGGATACTGCTTATATTG AACCTCTACTTGAAGACTGGTTGGAAGGTCTTCAAACAACTATTAAAGAACAAGAAAATCTTGTTGAAACTAATGATGAATTTTACATGCCATTTTTAG CTATACCAATTCCAGTTGTTaatgcaatttttaaaataacaaaacACCTAGATTTAGGACCAGAGACTAGATACATTGCCATTCATTTGTATGATAAATTTatgtgcaattatttttggaaagTGTACAAAGCCGAAGCTGGTGAACAGACAGAAAAATCTTGGTCTAAAATTTGTAAGAAGTTATCCAGTCGATCAAAATTGTATCTCATGTCATGTTTACAATTAGCTAGTAAAATGGACTCGCATTCCAAAAGCTTAGGAATATCAcaa GTACTTAACATTTTACAGTGGATTGACAAAAACTCTGAGtatacaaaaaatataattcttGCATCAGAgtttaaagtatttaaaatgGTAGGATTTAGAATGCCATTTTATACTCCATTAAATTGTGTAGAGGTGCTTTTAGCTGTAACGGGTCTTATAAACACACCAAACATGAAAGGTCTAACTATAACTTTGTTGGATTTAGTTTATTTGCAG TGGGAGAAACTGTACTCTCATTTACAATGCTTAATACAAGGACATATTGCAAAGACTGATGAAGAAAAGAGAAACCTTATGACTTTGGAAACGAATGTATTATTTCTAGGAGCTTCTGTAGTTCTTTGTGGAACATTTTTCTTATGCATAGATGGTGAAACGGCAAAAATTATTGCTTTAAAATTATCTGAATTAATAGATATAAAAAAAGATGATATCTGGAATATGGCCAATATACTTCTTGTAATAGCCCTTCaagaataa
- the LOC143351410 gene encoding sorting nexin-13 isoform X1, translated as MYGCLSENPKMNVPLYGLLGVAAALFVYLVGCGTIVKLFICLIALLLGTITCVFRTYGPNLDNVINSEREDLNKKTEKLRQYILELSKQKLNFTLDRRITGSRIIDESLQEILDFIIRDYVEPWYSIVTDDEEFIYSVRDTAQKIAINIANRVKGVDWISYLTTRLVDDAASHVRLYRQARERIKQLRSKKLQKGSASSSTSSGTPKKTPTHRRNKSETDISWYSQSKFYIPNLSSLTEPIETGEEKEDESLEKIFFDLEVQMENNLICRDLVCSNTMQELEFLGEISEILLYLVLPKEDFDCLTVRFILRELLVNIVIRPLLDLFSDPDYINQACIWLCVKEAGLPSDVFLTVIRVTDSLDELTATKNIVCKEIAHLRSKDLGREDDLSVKQQLNSLLYVKKILETRIIGMQEGLESETDGIGAQPDWNRLLIPGQKLVNLPLDELLKNNIALSYFIDYMTSINAESYLYFYLNIYGWRVSAEQQISEIELQKLHAAHAGSSIMGTKRKNTDLENLKEAATKIYQQYLSDKASSKLQLDDVLVKTLLTRIRTESVKETWFDDLRVCCYEKLQNEDRFLPGFKRSIAYVKLLAELDLLKDPASEEDTKSLDSVSLSSTNNELETLDEMSELYKPDETKDSKLQSDSSIRSTSIVESNEGKTVDETDSEVNVRTMKNTRKVVSAEIDHIGEGKDVSFYVESNVEQFIKLDENTYDQNAIKKLQQGRFEINVKIIETGIVNDRGKTYGIYAVAVTKSYDSGYQEKWHIYRRYSDFYDLYQKIKEKYYDLAKIPFPAKKAFHNMERTVLERRMLMLNAWLHQLTKPAVVDGHMGLQNLLLNFLEQGDYDKGISGGQISRTIDSLMNPLKTSMKTVTQAVKTMPDNMLNTVDGVMDNISKFFGNPKKPNAFYENTKVGAGLDVETDDNIPLRIMLLLMDEIFDLKVRNQWLRRRIITLLRQIIRTMFGDIVNRRIVEYVSLLTSPAKVAGYLKMFKNSFWPNGVKAEKKPPRDTEIKNRTRVAAKVALLSCLSDELKHIIGSETTRRGLLRVFELFQRPVLNRRLLYVLLEGIIETLFPQNNLIDIFRKLYSVSPRVQNRRMQKS; from the exons ATGTACGGCTGTTTATCCGAGAATCCAAAG ATGAACGTTCCACTGTATGGACTTCTTGGAGTTGCAGCAGCTCTGTTCGTATATCTTGTTGGATGTGGAACAATTGTAAAGTTATTCATTTGCCTGATCGCCTTACTTTTAGG AACAATCACTTGTGTATTTAGAACATATGGCCCAAATCTTGACAATGTCATTAATTCTGAAAGGGAAGACTTAAATAAGAAGACTGAAAAGCTTCGTCAG TACATCCTAGAACTATCGAAGCAGAAGTTGAACTTTACTTTAGATAGAAGAATCACTGGTAGCCGTATTATTGACGAGTCCCTGCAA GAGATATTAGATTTCATTATCAGAGATTACGTGGAACCATGGTACAGCATTGTTACAGACGACGAAGAGTTCATATACTCTGTACGGGATACCGCTCAAAAAATAGCTATCAATATCGCAAATCG AGTAAAAGGCGTAGACTGGATATCTTACTTAACAACTCGTCTTGTCGACGATGCAGCCTCTCATGTGAGATTGTATCGGCAAGCAAGAGAGAGAATAAAACAACTTCGATCGAAAAAGCTGCAAAAAGGTAGCGCAAGCTCAAGCACGTCGAGCGGGACTCCAAAGAAAACGCCGACTCACAGACGAAACAAAAGCGAAACCGATATATCATGGTACTCTCAGTCAAAGTTTTACATTCCTAATTTATCATCACTCACGGAACCAATCGAAACTGGCGAAGAGAAGGAGGATGAATCGctggagaaaatattttttgaccTAGAGGTGCAGATGGAAAATAATCTAATATGCAGAGATTTGGTGTGTTCCAACACTATGCAGGAACTTGAATTTTTGGGCGAGATATCGGAAATTCTGTTGTATTTAGTACTACCAAAGGAGGATTTCGATTGTTTAACTGTGAGATTTATATTAAGGGAGTTGTTAGTAAACATAGTAATTAGACCGCTGTTGGATTTATTTTCCGATCCTGATTATATTAATCAGGCGTGTATATGGCTG TGCGTTAAGGAAGCTGGTTTACCGAGCGATGTGTTTTTAACAGTGATCAGAGTTACGGATAGTTTAGATGAATTAACAGCGACGAAGAATATAGTTTGTAAAGAAATAGCTCATTTACGCTCTAAGGATTTAGGCAGGGAGGACGATTTGTCCGTCAAGCAGCAGCTAAACAGTTTACTCTATGTAAAGAAAATCTTGGAGACCAGGATCATTGGAATGCAAGAGGGTTTGGAGTCAGAAACTGATGGAATTGGTGCTCAACCAGATTGGAATAGGTTGCTAATACCTGGCCAAAAGTTAGTGAATTTACCATTGGATGAGTTGCTAAAAAATAACATTGCATTGAGTTATTTTATCGACTACATGACTTCTATAAACGCAGAATCATACTTATATTTTTATCTGAACATATATGGTTGGAGAGTGTCGGCCGAACAGCAAATATCCGAAATAGAATTGCAGAAGCTACACGCGGCTCATGCTGGTTCTAGTATCATGGGCACCAAGCGTAAAAATACTGATTTAGAGAACTTAAAAGAAGCAGCTACGAAGATTTATCAACAGTACCTTAGCGACAAAGCTTCGTCAAAATTGCAGTTAGACGATGTTTTGGTAAAAACTTTATTAACTAGAATAAGAACCGAGTCTGTGAAAGAAACATGGTTCGACGATCTTCGAGTTTGTTGTTACGAGAAGTTACAGAACGAAGATCGATTTCTACCTGGTTTTAAAAGGTCGATTGCCTACGTGAAACTCCTCGCTGAATTGGACTTGCTCAAGGATCCAGCCTCGGAGGAAGATACAAAATCACTCGACAGCGTCAGCCTATCTAGTACGAACAACGAACTCGAGACTCTGGACGAGATGTCTGAATTGTATAAACCCGATGAAACGAAGGACAGCAAATTACAGTCGGACTCGTCGATCAGATCTACAAGCATAGTGGAATCTAACGAAGGTAAGACGGTTGACGAAACTGATTCTGAGGTAAACGTTAGAACTATGAAAAACACGAGAAAAGTGGTAAGCGCCGAAATCGATCATATTGGCGAAGGTAAGGATGTGTCGTTTTACGTAGAATCGAACGTGGAACAGTTTATCAAACTGGACGAGAACACGTATGATCAGAATGCGATTAAAAAGTTGCAACAAGGTCGATTCGAGATTAACGTTAAAATCATAGAAACCGGTATTGTTAATGACCGTGGGAAAACTTATGGCATCTATGCGGTGGCTGTAACGAAGAGCTACGATTCAGGATATCAAGAGAAATGGCACATTTATAGGAGATATTCAGATTTCTATGATCTATATCAGAAAATAAAAGAGAAGTATTACGATCTCGCGAAGATACCTTTTCCAGCGAAAAAAGCTTTTCACAATATGGAAAGGACAGTTTTAGAAAGAAGAATGTTGATGTTGAACGCTTGGTTGCATCAGCTGACAAAGCCGGCAGTAGTCGACGGTCATATGGGTTTGCAAAACTTACTGTTGAATTTCTTGGAGCAAGGGGATTACGATAAAGGAATTTCTGGTGGACAGATCTCGAGAACG ATAGATAGTTTGATGAATCCCTTGAAAACATCGATGAAGACTGTGACGCAAGCCGTCAAAACTATGCCAGATAACATGTTGAACACTGTAGATGGAGTCATGGATAACATAAGCAAATTTTTTGGCAATCCAAAGAAACCTAATGCCTTTTACGAGAACACTAAAGTTGGTGCTGGTCTTGACGTAGAG ACTGACGATAATATTCCTTTACGTATAATGCTCTTACTGATGGATGAGATATTCGATTTGAAAGTGCGAAATCAGTGGCTCAGGCGACGGATTATTACGCTGTTGAGACAAATTATTCGTACCATGTTTGGGGATATAGTGAATCGGAGAATAGTAGAGTACGTGTCACTGCTGACTAGTCCAGCGAAAGTAGCTGGGTATCTAAAGATGTTCAA